A stretch of DNA from Excalfactoria chinensis isolate bCotChi1 chromosome 6, bCotChi1.hap2, whole genome shotgun sequence:
tggCCTTCCAAGCTCCCAGCAACGTGTGGCCTTCAGGCTGCGGTCCCAGTGGGAGCCAAGCTTGGCTCCCACTCAGCAGGAGCGAACGCAAACCACCCTCCTCCCCTGCTTGCACCCTCACAGCATTCaccactgcccagcactgctttaggaacctttatttttaaaatgagtcTGCCTTCTCCACTTGACCCCACTCTGAGGAGGAATAATGCGGGCAAACGTTCCCCATCCGCTCCCAGCCTGGCACAGCACCAGATGGTTCCATGGCTGGGGGGTCCCTTTGCACCACGGCCGGGGGCTATTTGAGCACCAAGGACAGGCTGGAACCTGCATCTTCCTGCACGGCTGCTCTCACGTTACGCTGACTTTGCAAACAGAGGCACGATGTGAGCCAGACAACCCTGACAAAGCCCCTTTGTGTGCAAAGGGCAAAGGTAGGAGAGATGGGGACGGAGGCCCTGGCATCCTGCGGCACAATCTAAGCTTCCACAAAGGAAAGGGTGAGGCAGCGCCAGCCTCAAGCTTGCCCGGGCTGCTGCCAGCTTCTCAGCTCGGAAGAGAATTCGGGTACCGGCTGGGATGGAGAGATAAGGGAATTAGGCTGCTCTCCTCAGCTAAGTAGCTGCAATTGGtcacagctgcagggctgctcccagagGAATTGCACAGAGATGTAGCGCTGCAGCTGCCACTGCAGGCTGGGACTCCCAGTGTCAccgagctgtgctgctctggcatCTTGCCGAGCCCAGGGCAGTGACTCAATGACCCCACTGCAAGGAACAGGCAGAGCCTGAAGACATCACCCCACTTGTTATGCACAGAATGGGGGAAAGGCTGTGTTTGCCCCAGACCACCACTCCCAGAGGACTGGAAGACTATAGAAGTGAAGTTATAAAGAGTcaagcaaaccaaaaccaaagTGTTttgggcagggagcagctctgcagtcctGTAACGCAGCCAGTGCTTTCATCTACAAATGCACCTGGCATTTGCTCCTCCACACGGGCACAAACAATTGCACTTGCAAGAAACAACCAGAAAGCCTGTCCTGGCATCAGGTGAGACACCCAACTCCAGCCCCCACAGACTCAAGGCTTCAAAACGGAGCAGGCAGGGCATGGCTTCCTGGAGTGGATGTGGCTTTCCCCCTCCCTCACACCCAAGGACTGGATCCCATTGTGCTTTCCCCCTCACACAGTGTCACCCGGCACCAGTGTTGAGGCAGAAGTCCTTGCTCTGGCTGGCTGAGGAGCATCGCTGCCCGCTGCTTTTGAAGGGTTCTTGTGTTCTcggggtggggtgggaggggggaaggTGGGGCTCTGCAAGGCATCCGAGTACATCTCATCCTGGACACAGGGACGCTGCATGACCCGCTGCAGCAGTGGCTTGAGCAGGCCCACAGTCAGCTGGTTACCCTCGCTTGAGAAGGGCACCAGGTCCTGCTGGGAGCAAGGAAGGTGCTGCAGAACCACATTGAGGATATCTGaggtgctgagctcagcagggcACAGCGGCCACAGCTTGTCCAGGTAAGGGTCCAGCTCCCGGTGCTGGGCAAACTCTGCTAGCAGCGTGGTGAATATCTCCTTATTAAGCAAAGGGCTGAGCTTGGAGAACTTCTCTGCCACCTCCACCACCCGTTGCCACTGCTTCAGGTGGATGAGAAGGTGCAGAgcttgcagcacagctttaGGCCTcttgctgcacagcagcagttcaAGCTCCAACTCATCatccacctcactgtgcttgcTCTTCCTGGCCAGCACTCCCAGGGCTCTCTTGTACAATGGCACGCGGCCTTCTGGGCCCTCCTTGCTGCTGTACGGCCAAGAGATGCTCACGTACTGCTGAGTCAGCTCCACAAAGCTGGGCAGCCACTTGGGTTTGAACCTCAGGAAGGAGGCACAGATGAGCTCGAAGAGAGGGACCACCCCGTTCTGCCccacctcctcctgctgtgGCCCTCCCAGGACCTTCTTCCAAACCTCTGGGGTGGCCCGGGCCACCAAGAGGCCATCCCCATTCTGctgtagctgtaggcagctcctGGTGGCCTTCCAAGCAGCCCTGGGGAAGGAGGTAAAGACTGAGTTCAGGTAGGCCAAGTTGTCCTTGTCCATGTCAGAGTGCAGAACACGGCTGACCTCCTGCTCCACCAGTTCCTCACAGTAGCTTTCTACCTCGCTCTCCGAGGCGCTCACCATGCAGGTTTTGAGGAGCTCCAGGCTGAGGtagctctgcagctccaggctgaTGGTGCTCAGCAGCATGGTGTAAGTGTCTTGGAGGCCTCGGGCTGGCTTCTGCTTTTGgtggaggctgtgctgcaggatggcagTGAGGGCCACAGGTGCCTGGAAGACTCCATCTTTCTTCAACTTCTCCACtgtcagcttggagctgctgagACTCCTCCTCTGGTAGTACCTGCAGGCCTCCTCGAACACCATCTCCACCAGGCACGGCTCAGTCCTGCCACTGTCCTCGGGATTGGAGAAGCCAAAACTGTAGATACCAGTCGGGCTGAGGAACTGAATGCTATTCTCCTCTCCCGGGGACTCCAAGAAATGTACCTCTTTCATGCtcaaggttttcttttctatgaC
This window harbors:
- the HPS6 gene encoding BLOC-2 complex member HPS6; amino-acid sequence: MKPAGTLRRLSDFSDLSRGRRLQELLCHGEEPRRVRSSPDGRHLVVLQKNRPPPLPRVVTFQRQGGGGAELERSWQPPQPALAGLVFPQSPAAPGRWALGIVWEHGHTELWRFVPAAGWQLLQTLELCQGARARVVSVCSQAASLVWCEERPPLDAHLDVSKCAFRFCVCARTLELGEQGVRLGPVRIVLHNCPEYRVLASPQHVFLVPASGSFATTSKLLLIWHPQQTKLTITAPSAGFVHSKVLHSSSESDFRKLLLGSVGLLSALAPLDIHTCAVSSCGALLLVSRRGAVNVLETDGTQRHVFDLEAGPLAQGDAVELKTYGSTLACVVAGVLYLVNQNNGRVIEKKTLSMKEVHFLESPGEENSIQFLSPTGIYSFGFSNPEDSGRTEPCLVEMVFEEACRYYQRRSLSSSKLTVEKLKKDGVFQAPVALTAILQHSLHQKQKPARGLQDTYTMLLSTISLELQSYLSLELLKTCMVSASESEVESYCEELVEQEVSRVLHSDMDKDNLAYLNSVFTSFPRAAWKATRSCLQLQQNGDGLLVARATPEVWKKVLGGPQQEEVGQNGVVPLFELICASFLRFKPKWLPSFVELTQQYVSISWPYSSKEGPEGRVPLYKRALGVLARKSKHSEVDDELELELLLCSKRPKAVLQALHLLIHLKQWQRVVEVAEKFSKLSPLLNKEIFTTLLAEFAQHRELDPYLDKLWPLCPAELSTSDILNVVLQHLPCSQQDLVPFSSEGNQLTVGLLKPLLQRVMQRPCVQDEMYSDALQSPTFPPPTPPREHKNPSKAAGSDAPQPARARTSASTLVPGDTV